In Microplitis demolitor isolate Queensland-Clemson2020A chromosome 9, iyMicDemo2.1a, whole genome shotgun sequence, one genomic interval encodes:
- the LOC103577767 gene encoding probable serine/threonine-protein kinase nek3, whose protein sequence is MSTHTYNLPAYTVKHELIGHPGSNEDNEKETRNFKPRVPKIFKQPSRLIAKKQSSRSFSTVAYYDFTDFITIVGDTIIVFSPRTAPTPSARPVIKITGDANLRPGDGSVASIQPTSIIRNGKTADPLLDAVNSRKQSESSVLTPSTIEEPEELSSSKSPGKNNIFSGSTLLLLLPETESLKPIGLLKIVDSTTSLDGTITYYKNLIYGTYVCTNYAQMIHPSSNAYFFPDKATITYDTTVKPEEETEEPLTAMGIDTTTTTTTLPTKDKTLSSENNELTTPLEETTEDSSTLTITHTNQTKRDFPNDIVNDPQGRSVTGGSAKNNIDNDGKKLEFATRLLPSNAYKTFTYFITFFIPDETNKDLTTTSVQSREVNSSKVSYLTESILLSATNDVSSMYTASTTMPSVDTTFISVSTTTTLSTPSEASPKAEDEDSTTKPEEIELIFKTLYTTYLTTSFQERTSSVSSREVLENNVITQTIRRDGIFGDVAGLFNDITITSTKIQDTVQSSTILVPEEDSVTYEASTTLEDSTTEAGLTTLQDLEDYKSTIENSFNKFSILELSPTPSVVTDLLKFEAKNYFTSYTYFTNMFVDDETKKETRNEVFSNIITEKIEPTIVVSLPQVQPHNRNFIANQ, encoded by the exons ATGAg TACGCACACCTATAATTTACCAGCTTATACAGTTAAGCATGAGCTGATTGGGCATCCTGGCTCGAATGAAGATAACGAAAAAGAAACAAGAAATTTCAAACCGAGggtaccgaaaatttttaaacaaccATCTCGTTTAATTGCTAAAAAACAAAGTTCACGATCTTTCAGTACAGTAGCTTACTATGATTTTACCGATTTTATAACGATTGTTGGTGACACAATTATTGTATTTTCACCCCGCACAGCTCCAACACCTTCTGCTCGTCCTGTAATTAAGATTACAGGTGATGCGAATTTAAGACCTGGTGATGGAAGTGTTGCATCGATTCAACCTACGAGTATTATACGAAATGGGAAAACAGCCGATCCTCTTTTGGATGCTGTTAATAGCCGTAAACAATCAGAATCAAGTGTTTTAACTCCTAGTACGATTGAAGAACCTGAAGAATTATCATCATCTAAAtccccgggaaaaaat aacaTTTTTTCCGGGTCTACACTTCTGCTTTTACTTCCTGAAACAGAAAGTCTCAAGCCAATTGGGTTACTCAAAATTGTTGACTCAACAACATCATTAGATGGTACGATAACTTATTATAAGAATCTTATTTATGGTACTTATGTTTGTACTAATTATGCTCAGATGATTCATCCATCTTCAAATGCATATTTTTTCCCTGATAAAGCAACTATCACTTATGATACGACAGTTAAGCCTGAGGAAGAAACTGAAGAACCTTTAACAGCAATGGGGATTgatacaacaacaacaacaacaactttACCAACTAAAGATAAAACACTTTCTTCtgaaaataatgaacttaCCACGCCTTTGGAAGAAACAACGGAGGACTCATCGACATTGACTATTACTCATACTAATCAAACAAAACGAGATTTTCCTAATGATATTGTTAATGATCCTCAAGGCCGTAGTGTCACAGGAGGATCAGCTAAAAACAATATCGATAATGATGgtaaaaaacttgaatttgcTACAAGATTACTACCTTCTAATGCTTATAAAACATTTACATATTTCATAACTTTCTTTATTCCTGATGAAACAAATAAAGATTTAACTACGACATCTGTTCAATCACGAGAAGTTAATTCTTCTAAAGTATCTTATCTTACAGAATCAATTCTACTAAGTGCTACTAATGATGTTTCGTCAATGTACACGGCATCAACAACAATGCCTTCCGTAGATACAACATTTATATCAGTTTCCACGACGACAACTCTTTCAACGCCTTCAGAAGCAAGTCCTAAAGCCGAAGATGAAGATTCAACAACAAAACCAGAAGAAATAGAACTTATTTTCAAAACTCTTTATACGACTTATTTGACGACATCCTTCCAAGAAAGAACATCAAGTGTTTCTAGTCGTGAAGTTCTTGAAAATAATGTCATAACTCAGACTATTAGACGTGATGGAATATTTGGTGATGTTGCTggattatttaatgatataaCAATTACTTCAACAAAAATTCAAGATACTGTTCAATCTTCAACTATTTTAGTGCCTGAAGAAGATTCGGTAACTTATGAAGCTTCTACTACTCTAGAAGACTCAACAACTGAAGCTGGTTTAACGACATTGCAGGATCTAGAAGATTATAAGAGTACCATTGAAAACAGTTTCAATAAATTCTCTATACTTGAACTAAGTCCTACACCTAGTGTCGTTACTGATTTACTGAAATTTgaagcaaaaaattatttcacatcttacacttattttacaaatatgtTTGTTGAtgatgaaacaaaaaaagaaacaagaaATGAGGTCTTTAGTAATATTATAACGGAAAAAATTGAGCCAACAATAGTGGTTTCACTACCCCAA GTCCAGCCACATAACAGAAATTTTATCGCTAATCAATAA